A region of Ictalurus furcatus strain D&B chromosome 1, Billie_1.0, whole genome shotgun sequence DNA encodes the following proteins:
- the adcy3a gene encoding adenylate cyclase type 3 isoform X3 yields the protein MYFLRTACFKSNKDNKDLFFIPQITYWLFEMPRNRAFSEPEYSAEYSAECSVTLPSDPGQAVGRTHEVTVRNSGCCLCLPRFMRLTFTPDSLENLYQTYFRRQRHETLLVLVVFAALFDCYVIVMCAVVYTSDKLASVAVACVALAVDIVLYLLCRYGLLPERISRRLVPYALWVLIDAQIFCYLGLNFARFHQASDTVGWQAFFSFSFFLTLPLRLTPIVLITAVSCGVHTLALGVTIAQQQQEDIQGAALGRQLLANILIYICAITVGLMSYYMADRKHRKAFLEARQSLEVKLNLEEQSQQQERLLLSILPKHIADEMLQDMKKEASQKEMQQFNTMYMYRHENVSILFADIVGFTQLSSSCSAQELVKLLNELFARFDKLAAKYHQLRIKILGDCYYCICGLPDYREDHAACSIMMGLAMVEAISYVREKTQTAVDMRVGVHSGTVLGGVLGQKRWQYDVWSTDVTVANKMEAGGIPGRVHISQSTLECLHGEFDVEPGNGGDRCEYLRERGIETYLVLVPKGPVSKNGINGVKLSVTSSNGNSPLLINTTECNGSVHTACTTPEEPEELDTRVVNPSFPNPRRRLRLRDLAERVIDAQENEQELNKLLNEALLERETVQALKGKYTNRLSLRFVNPELETRFSVEKEKQSGAAFSCSCVVLLFTAAIEALIDPLLIANYVTLAVGEVLLLILTICSLAAIFPRVFPKRLVSFSTWIDHTRWARNTWAMAAIFILTLADIIDMLSCQPPQPVGDVSPAPGELGGCLENPKYYSYIAVLALIATTMLVQVSHMVKFTLMLLITVASGIINIYSWRDIFDQYDLTHYKKFRCNIMLLYFPPLLLLFTDWIQNLVLFMFLSRIYLVPSKYTMTVMIFIMMVSFYYFARHVEKLARTLFLWKIEVHEQKEKVYEMRRWNEALVTNMLPDHVARHFLGSKKRDEELYSQSYDEIGVMFASIPNFSDFYTEESINNGGIECLRFLNEIISDFDSLLDEPQFRCITKIKTIGSTYMAASGVTPDTNANGYAGMKQKEELSDRERWQHLADLADFALAMKVTLMNINYQSFNNFMLRIGLNKGAVLAGVIGARKPHFDIWGNTVNVASRMESTGVMGNIQVVEDCYNILKDYGFRFVRRGPIFVKGKGELLTYFLKGREKQGSFINGSSVTLPHQVVDSS from the exons ATGTACTTTTTACGAACTGCTTGTTTCAAGAGTAACAAGGACAATAAGGATCTATTTTTCATTCCTCAAATAACCTATTGGCTTTTCGAAATGCCTCGGAACCGGGCCTTTTCCGAGCCAGAGTACTCTGCGGAGTATTCGGCAGAATGCTCAGTCACGTTGCCCTCTGATCCAGGCCAAGCAGTGGGAAGAACCCATGAGGTCACGGTGCGTAACTCAGGCTGCTGTTTGTGTCTCCCTCGCTTCATGCGTCTCACGTTCACCCCAGACTCACTAGAGAACCTTTACCAGACCTATTTTCGCAGGCAGCGGCATGAAACCCTactggtgttggtggtgtttgcAGCCCTCTTTGACTGCTATGTGATTGTgatgtgtgctgtggtgtataCCAGTGATAAGCTGGCGTCCGTGGCTGTGGCGTGTGTAGCATTGGCTGTGGACATCGTGCTCTACCTACTGTGCCGCTACGGCCTTCTGCCTGAGCGCATCTCCCGCCGGCTGGTGCCCTATGCCCTATGGGTGCTCATAGATGCCCAGATCTTCTGTTATCTAGGATTGAACTTTGCCCGCTTCCACCAGGCCAGTGACACAGTAGGCTGGCAGGCATTCTTCagcttctccttcttcttgACACTGCCATTACGACTGACACCTATTGTGCTCATCACAGCTGTGTCATGTGGTGTGCACACGTTGGCGCTGGGCGTCACCATCGCACAGCAGCAGCAAGAGGACATCCAAGGAGCTGCTCTCGGGAGACAG CTGTTGGCCAACATCCTGATCTACATATGTGCAATTACTGTGGGGCTTATGTCATATTACATGGCTGATCGCAAACACCGCAAGGCCTTTTTGGAGGCCAGGCAGTCTCTGGAGGTGAAGCTGAATTTAGAGGAACAGAGTCAGCAGCAG GAACGTCTACTGCTGTCCATTCTTCCCAAGCACATAGCAGACGAGATGCTACAAGACATGAAAAAAGAGGCCAGTCAGAAAGAGATGCAGCAGTTCAACACTATGTACATGTATCGGCATGAAAATGTTAG TATTCTATTTGCAGACATTGTGGGATTCACCCAGCTCTCTTCTTCCTGTAGTGCACAGGAGCTAGTCAAGCTGCTCAATGAGCTGTTTGCCCGCTTTGACAAACTGGCTGCT AAATATCACCAACTGAGGATTAAGATCCTTGGGGACTGCTACTACTGTATCTGTGGCCTTCCAGATTACCGAGAAGACCATGCAGCCTGCTCCATAATGATGGGATTGGCCATGGTGGAAGCTATTTC CTATGTTCGAGAGAAGACGCAGACAGCTGTCGACATGCGTGTTGGGGTGCATTCTGGAACAGTTCTTGGTGGGGTGCTGGGACAGAAGCGCTGGCAGTATGATGTCTGGTCCACAGATGTCACAGTGGCCAACAAAATGGAGGCTGGAGGTATACCTGG GCGAGTGCACATCTCCCAGAGCACACTGGAGTGTCTTCATGGTGAATTTGATGTCGAGCCAGGGAATGGAGGCGACCGCTGTGAATACCTGAGGGAGAGAGGCATTGAGACTTACCTGGTTCTTGTTCCCAAAGGACCAGTGAGCAAGAATGGCATCAATGGAGTG AAGCTGTCGGTCACTTCATCTAATGGGAACTCTCCTCTGCTGATCAACACTACAGAATGTAATGGCAGTGTACACACAGCCTGCACCACACCTGAAGAACCAGAGGAGCTGGATACACGG gtggtGAATCCCTCGTTCCCAAACCCTCGGCGGCGTCTTCGTTTGCGAGACCTTGCTGAGAGAGTCATTGATGCTCAGGAAAATGAGCAGGAGCTGAATAAACTCCTGAACGAGGCActgctggagagagagacagtgcagGC ATTAAAGGGAAAGTACACTAACCGCCTGTCGCTGCGCTTTGTGAACCCTGAGCTGGAGACACGTTTCTCGGTCGAAAAGGAGAAGCAGAGTGGAGCTGCCTTCAGCTGTTCCTGTGTAGTGCTGCTTTTTACAGCAGCAATTGAGGCACTTATAGACCCTCT GTTGATAGCCAACTATGTGACTCTAGCTGTGGGGGAAGTACTACTGCTCATTCTCACCATCTGCTCCCTGGCAGCCATTTTCCCACGG GTATTTCCTAAGAGACTGGTATCATTCTCTACATGGATTGATCACACACGTTGGGCTCGCAACACTTGGGCCATGGCAGCCATATTCATCCTCACACTGGCCGACATAATAGACATG CTAAGCTGCCAGCCTCCACAGCCTGTTGGGGACGTTTCTCCAGCCCCTGGTGAACTAGGCGGTTGTCTGGAGAACCCCAAATATTACAGCTACATTGCTGTATTAGCGCTGATTGCTACTACCATGCTGGTGCAGGTCAGCCACATGGTGAAGTTTACTCTGATGCTGCTGATCACAGTAGCTTCGGGAATCATCAACATTTACAGTTGGAGGGACATCTTTGACCAGTATGATCTAACCCACTATAAGAAGTTCAGGTGT AATATCATGTTGTTGTATTTCCCacccctattattattatttactgacTGGATTCAGAATCTGGTGCTTTTTATGTTCCTGAGCAGAATATACCTCGTGCCATCCAAATATACAATGACTGTGATGATCTTCATCATGATGGTCAGCTTCTACTACTTTGCACGGCAT GTGGAGAAACTGGCCCGCACGCTGTTCCTGTGGAAAATTGAGGTACATGAGCAGAAGGAGAAGGTGTACGAGATGAGACGCTGGAACGAGGCTCTGGTCACGAACATGCTCCCAGACCATGTTGCCCGCCACTTTCTGGGCTCCAAAAAGAGGGATGAG GAACTGTACAGCCAGTCCTATGATGAGATTGGGGTCATGTTCGCATCTATCCCAAATTTCTCCGACTTCTACACAGAGGAGAGCATCAACAATGGGGGTATTGAGTGTCTGAGGTTCCTCAATGAAATTATCTCAGACTTTGATAGT CTTTTGGATGAGCCTCAGTTTCGCTGTATAACCAAGATTAAGACTATCGGCAGCACTTACATGGCAGCATCAGGAGTCACTCCTGACACCAACGCTAACGGCTATGCTGGCATGAAG CAAAAGGAGGAATTGTCTGATAGAGAGCGCTGGCAGCACTTGGCAGATCTGGCGGATTTTGCTTTGGCCATGAAAGTTACTCTGATGAACATTAATTACCAGTCCTTTAACAACTTCATGCTTCGTATTG GGTTGAATAAGGGTGCTGTTCTTGCCGGGGTCATTGGGGCTCGGAAGCCTCATTTTGACATCTGGGGCAACACTGTTAACGTGGCTAGTCGCATGGAGTCTACAGGAGTGATGGGAAACATTCAG GTGGTGGAAGACTGCTATAACATCCTGAAGGACTATGGCTTCCGTTTTGTGAGAAGAGGACCCATCTTTGTTAAAGGGAAGGGGGAGCTGCTCACTTATTTTCTAAAAGGACGAGAAAAACAGGGCTCTTTCATCAATGGCTCCTCTGTCACACTGCCTCATCAGGTGGTGGACAGCTCTTGA
- the adcy3a gene encoding adenylate cyclase type 3 isoform X2, translating into MYFLRTACFKSNKDNKDLFFIPQITYWLFEMPRNRAFSEPEYSAEYSAECSVTLPSDPGQAVGRTHEVTVRNSGCCLCLPRFMRLTFTPDSLENLYQTYFRRQRHETLLVLVVFAALFDCYVIVMCAVVYTSDKLASVAVACVALAVDIVLYLLCRYGLLPERISRRLVPYALWVLIDAQIFCYLGLNFARFHQASDTVGWQAFFSFSFFLTLPLRLTPIVLITAVSCGVHTLALGVTIAQQQQEDIQGAALGRQLLANILIYICAITVGLMSYYMADRKHRKAFLEARQSLEVKLNLEEQSQQQERLLLSILPKHIADEMLQDMKKEASQKEMQQFNTMYMYRHENVSILFADIVGFTQLSSSCSAQELVKLLNELFARFDKLAAKYHQLRIKILGDCYYCICGLPDYREDHAACSIMMGLAMVEAISYVREKTQTAVDMRVGVHSGTVLGGVLGQKRWQYDVWSTDVTVANKMEAGGIPGRVHISQSTLECLHGEFDVEPGNGGDRCEYLRERGIETYLVLVPKGPVSKNGINGVLSVTSSNGNSPLLINTTECNGSVHTACTTPEEPEELDTRVVNPSFPNPRRRLRLRDLAERVIDAQENEQELNKLLNEALLERETVQALKGKYTNRLSLRFVNPELETRFSVEKEKQSGAAFSCSCVVLLFTAAIEALIDPLLIANYVTLAVGEVLLLILTICSLAAIFPRVFPKRLVSFSTWIDHTRWARNTWAMAAIFILTLADIIDMLSCQPPQPVGDVSPAPGELGGCLENPKYYSYIAVLALIATTMLVQVSHMVKFTLMLLITVASGIINIYSWRDIFDQYDLTHYKKFRIYLVPSKYTMTVMIFIMMVSFYYFARHVEKLARTLFLWKIEVHEQKEKVYEMRRWNEALVTNMLPDHVARHFLGSKKRDEELYSQSYDEIGVMFASIPNFSDFYTEESINNGGIECLRFLNEIISDFDSLLDEPQFRCITKIKTIGSTYMAASGVTPDTNANGYAGMKQKEELSDRERWQHLADLADFALAMKVTLMNINYQSFNNFMLRIGLNKGAVLAGVIGARKPHFDIWGNTVNVASRMESTGVMGNIQVVEDCYNILKDYGFRFVRRGPIFVKGKGELLTYFLKGREKQGSFINGSSVTLPHQVVDSS; encoded by the exons ATGTACTTTTTACGAACTGCTTGTTTCAAGAGTAACAAGGACAATAAGGATCTATTTTTCATTCCTCAAATAACCTATTGGCTTTTCGAAATGCCTCGGAACCGGGCCTTTTCCGAGCCAGAGTACTCTGCGGAGTATTCGGCAGAATGCTCAGTCACGTTGCCCTCTGATCCAGGCCAAGCAGTGGGAAGAACCCATGAGGTCACGGTGCGTAACTCAGGCTGCTGTTTGTGTCTCCCTCGCTTCATGCGTCTCACGTTCACCCCAGACTCACTAGAGAACCTTTACCAGACCTATTTTCGCAGGCAGCGGCATGAAACCCTactggtgttggtggtgtttgcAGCCCTCTTTGACTGCTATGTGATTGTgatgtgtgctgtggtgtataCCAGTGATAAGCTGGCGTCCGTGGCTGTGGCGTGTGTAGCATTGGCTGTGGACATCGTGCTCTACCTACTGTGCCGCTACGGCCTTCTGCCTGAGCGCATCTCCCGCCGGCTGGTGCCCTATGCCCTATGGGTGCTCATAGATGCCCAGATCTTCTGTTATCTAGGATTGAACTTTGCCCGCTTCCACCAGGCCAGTGACACAGTAGGCTGGCAGGCATTCTTCagcttctccttcttcttgACACTGCCATTACGACTGACACCTATTGTGCTCATCACAGCTGTGTCATGTGGTGTGCACACGTTGGCGCTGGGCGTCACCATCGCACAGCAGCAGCAAGAGGACATCCAAGGAGCTGCTCTCGGGAGACAG CTGTTGGCCAACATCCTGATCTACATATGTGCAATTACTGTGGGGCTTATGTCATATTACATGGCTGATCGCAAACACCGCAAGGCCTTTTTGGAGGCCAGGCAGTCTCTGGAGGTGAAGCTGAATTTAGAGGAACAGAGTCAGCAGCAG GAACGTCTACTGCTGTCCATTCTTCCCAAGCACATAGCAGACGAGATGCTACAAGACATGAAAAAAGAGGCCAGTCAGAAAGAGATGCAGCAGTTCAACACTATGTACATGTATCGGCATGAAAATGTTAG TATTCTATTTGCAGACATTGTGGGATTCACCCAGCTCTCTTCTTCCTGTAGTGCACAGGAGCTAGTCAAGCTGCTCAATGAGCTGTTTGCCCGCTTTGACAAACTGGCTGCT AAATATCACCAACTGAGGATTAAGATCCTTGGGGACTGCTACTACTGTATCTGTGGCCTTCCAGATTACCGAGAAGACCATGCAGCCTGCTCCATAATGATGGGATTGGCCATGGTGGAAGCTATTTC CTATGTTCGAGAGAAGACGCAGACAGCTGTCGACATGCGTGTTGGGGTGCATTCTGGAACAGTTCTTGGTGGGGTGCTGGGACAGAAGCGCTGGCAGTATGATGTCTGGTCCACAGATGTCACAGTGGCCAACAAAATGGAGGCTGGAGGTATACCTGG GCGAGTGCACATCTCCCAGAGCACACTGGAGTGTCTTCATGGTGAATTTGATGTCGAGCCAGGGAATGGAGGCGACCGCTGTGAATACCTGAGGGAGAGAGGCATTGAGACTTACCTGGTTCTTGTTCCCAAAGGACCAGTGAGCAAGAATGGCATCAATGGAGTG CTGTCGGTCACTTCATCTAATGGGAACTCTCCTCTGCTGATCAACACTACAGAATGTAATGGCAGTGTACACACAGCCTGCACCACACCTGAAGAACCAGAGGAGCTGGATACACGG gtggtGAATCCCTCGTTCCCAAACCCTCGGCGGCGTCTTCGTTTGCGAGACCTTGCTGAGAGAGTCATTGATGCTCAGGAAAATGAGCAGGAGCTGAATAAACTCCTGAACGAGGCActgctggagagagagacagtgcagGC ATTAAAGGGAAAGTACACTAACCGCCTGTCGCTGCGCTTTGTGAACCCTGAGCTGGAGACACGTTTCTCGGTCGAAAAGGAGAAGCAGAGTGGAGCTGCCTTCAGCTGTTCCTGTGTAGTGCTGCTTTTTACAGCAGCAATTGAGGCACTTATAGACCCTCT GTTGATAGCCAACTATGTGACTCTAGCTGTGGGGGAAGTACTACTGCTCATTCTCACCATCTGCTCCCTGGCAGCCATTTTCCCACGG GTATTTCCTAAGAGACTGGTATCATTCTCTACATGGATTGATCACACACGTTGGGCTCGCAACACTTGGGCCATGGCAGCCATATTCATCCTCACACTGGCCGACATAATAGACATG CTAAGCTGCCAGCCTCCACAGCCTGTTGGGGACGTTTCTCCAGCCCCTGGTGAACTAGGCGGTTGTCTGGAGAACCCCAAATATTACAGCTACATTGCTGTATTAGCGCTGATTGCTACTACCATGCTGGTGCAGGTCAGCCACATGGTGAAGTTTACTCTGATGCTGCTGATCACAGTAGCTTCGGGAATCATCAACATTTACAGTTGGAGGGACATCTTTGACCAGTATGATCTAACCCACTATAAGAAGTTCAG AATATACCTCGTGCCATCCAAATATACAATGACTGTGATGATCTTCATCATGATGGTCAGCTTCTACTACTTTGCACGGCAT GTGGAGAAACTGGCCCGCACGCTGTTCCTGTGGAAAATTGAGGTACATGAGCAGAAGGAGAAGGTGTACGAGATGAGACGCTGGAACGAGGCTCTGGTCACGAACATGCTCCCAGACCATGTTGCCCGCCACTTTCTGGGCTCCAAAAAGAGGGATGAG GAACTGTACAGCCAGTCCTATGATGAGATTGGGGTCATGTTCGCATCTATCCCAAATTTCTCCGACTTCTACACAGAGGAGAGCATCAACAATGGGGGTATTGAGTGTCTGAGGTTCCTCAATGAAATTATCTCAGACTTTGATAGT CTTTTGGATGAGCCTCAGTTTCGCTGTATAACCAAGATTAAGACTATCGGCAGCACTTACATGGCAGCATCAGGAGTCACTCCTGACACCAACGCTAACGGCTATGCTGGCATGAAG CAAAAGGAGGAATTGTCTGATAGAGAGCGCTGGCAGCACTTGGCAGATCTGGCGGATTTTGCTTTGGCCATGAAAGTTACTCTGATGAACATTAATTACCAGTCCTTTAACAACTTCATGCTTCGTATTG GGTTGAATAAGGGTGCTGTTCTTGCCGGGGTCATTGGGGCTCGGAAGCCTCATTTTGACATCTGGGGCAACACTGTTAACGTGGCTAGTCGCATGGAGTCTACAGGAGTGATGGGAAACATTCAG GTGGTGGAAGACTGCTATAACATCCTGAAGGACTATGGCTTCCGTTTTGTGAGAAGAGGACCCATCTTTGTTAAAGGGAAGGGGGAGCTGCTCACTTATTTTCTAAAAGGACGAGAAAAACAGGGCTCTTTCATCAATGGCTCCTCTGTCACACTGCCTCATCAGGTGGTGGACAGCTCTTGA
- the adcy3a gene encoding adenylate cyclase type 3 isoform X1, with product MYFLRTACFKSNKDNKDLFFIPQITYWLFEMPRNRAFSEPEYSAEYSAECSVTLPSDPGQAVGRTHEVTVRNSGCCLCLPRFMRLTFTPDSLENLYQTYFRRQRHETLLVLVVFAALFDCYVIVMCAVVYTSDKLASVAVACVALAVDIVLYLLCRYGLLPERISRRLVPYALWVLIDAQIFCYLGLNFARFHQASDTVGWQAFFSFSFFLTLPLRLTPIVLITAVSCGVHTLALGVTIAQQQQEDIQGAALGRQLLANILIYICAITVGLMSYYMADRKHRKAFLEARQSLEVKLNLEEQSQQQERLLLSILPKHIADEMLQDMKKEASQKEMQQFNTMYMYRHENVSILFADIVGFTQLSSSCSAQELVKLLNELFARFDKLAAKYHQLRIKILGDCYYCICGLPDYREDHAACSIMMGLAMVEAISYVREKTQTAVDMRVGVHSGTVLGGVLGQKRWQYDVWSTDVTVANKMEAGGIPGRVHISQSTLECLHGEFDVEPGNGGDRCEYLRERGIETYLVLVPKGPVSKNGINGVKLSVTSSNGNSPLLINTTECNGSVHTACTTPEEPEELDTRVVNPSFPNPRRRLRLRDLAERVIDAQENEQELNKLLNEALLERETVQALKGKYTNRLSLRFVNPELETRFSVEKEKQSGAAFSCSCVVLLFTAAIEALIDPLLIANYVTLAVGEVLLLILTICSLAAIFPRVFPKRLVSFSTWIDHTRWARNTWAMAAIFILTLADIIDMLSCQPPQPVGDVSPAPGELGGCLENPKYYSYIAVLALIATTMLVQVSHMVKFTLMLLITVASGIINIYSWRDIFDQYDLTHYKKFRIYLVPSKYTMTVMIFIMMVSFYYFARHVEKLARTLFLWKIEVHEQKEKVYEMRRWNEALVTNMLPDHVARHFLGSKKRDEELYSQSYDEIGVMFASIPNFSDFYTEESINNGGIECLRFLNEIISDFDSLLDEPQFRCITKIKTIGSTYMAASGVTPDTNANGYAGMKQKEELSDRERWQHLADLADFALAMKVTLMNINYQSFNNFMLRIGLNKGAVLAGVIGARKPHFDIWGNTVNVASRMESTGVMGNIQVVEDCYNILKDYGFRFVRRGPIFVKGKGELLTYFLKGREKQGSFINGSSVTLPHQVVDSS from the exons ATGTACTTTTTACGAACTGCTTGTTTCAAGAGTAACAAGGACAATAAGGATCTATTTTTCATTCCTCAAATAACCTATTGGCTTTTCGAAATGCCTCGGAACCGGGCCTTTTCCGAGCCAGAGTACTCTGCGGAGTATTCGGCAGAATGCTCAGTCACGTTGCCCTCTGATCCAGGCCAAGCAGTGGGAAGAACCCATGAGGTCACGGTGCGTAACTCAGGCTGCTGTTTGTGTCTCCCTCGCTTCATGCGTCTCACGTTCACCCCAGACTCACTAGAGAACCTTTACCAGACCTATTTTCGCAGGCAGCGGCATGAAACCCTactggtgttggtggtgtttgcAGCCCTCTTTGACTGCTATGTGATTGTgatgtgtgctgtggtgtataCCAGTGATAAGCTGGCGTCCGTGGCTGTGGCGTGTGTAGCATTGGCTGTGGACATCGTGCTCTACCTACTGTGCCGCTACGGCCTTCTGCCTGAGCGCATCTCCCGCCGGCTGGTGCCCTATGCCCTATGGGTGCTCATAGATGCCCAGATCTTCTGTTATCTAGGATTGAACTTTGCCCGCTTCCACCAGGCCAGTGACACAGTAGGCTGGCAGGCATTCTTCagcttctccttcttcttgACACTGCCATTACGACTGACACCTATTGTGCTCATCACAGCTGTGTCATGTGGTGTGCACACGTTGGCGCTGGGCGTCACCATCGCACAGCAGCAGCAAGAGGACATCCAAGGAGCTGCTCTCGGGAGACAG CTGTTGGCCAACATCCTGATCTACATATGTGCAATTACTGTGGGGCTTATGTCATATTACATGGCTGATCGCAAACACCGCAAGGCCTTTTTGGAGGCCAGGCAGTCTCTGGAGGTGAAGCTGAATTTAGAGGAACAGAGTCAGCAGCAG GAACGTCTACTGCTGTCCATTCTTCCCAAGCACATAGCAGACGAGATGCTACAAGACATGAAAAAAGAGGCCAGTCAGAAAGAGATGCAGCAGTTCAACACTATGTACATGTATCGGCATGAAAATGTTAG TATTCTATTTGCAGACATTGTGGGATTCACCCAGCTCTCTTCTTCCTGTAGTGCACAGGAGCTAGTCAAGCTGCTCAATGAGCTGTTTGCCCGCTTTGACAAACTGGCTGCT AAATATCACCAACTGAGGATTAAGATCCTTGGGGACTGCTACTACTGTATCTGTGGCCTTCCAGATTACCGAGAAGACCATGCAGCCTGCTCCATAATGATGGGATTGGCCATGGTGGAAGCTATTTC CTATGTTCGAGAGAAGACGCAGACAGCTGTCGACATGCGTGTTGGGGTGCATTCTGGAACAGTTCTTGGTGGGGTGCTGGGACAGAAGCGCTGGCAGTATGATGTCTGGTCCACAGATGTCACAGTGGCCAACAAAATGGAGGCTGGAGGTATACCTGG GCGAGTGCACATCTCCCAGAGCACACTGGAGTGTCTTCATGGTGAATTTGATGTCGAGCCAGGGAATGGAGGCGACCGCTGTGAATACCTGAGGGAGAGAGGCATTGAGACTTACCTGGTTCTTGTTCCCAAAGGACCAGTGAGCAAGAATGGCATCAATGGAGTG AAGCTGTCGGTCACTTCATCTAATGGGAACTCTCCTCTGCTGATCAACACTACAGAATGTAATGGCAGTGTACACACAGCCTGCACCACACCTGAAGAACCAGAGGAGCTGGATACACGG gtggtGAATCCCTCGTTCCCAAACCCTCGGCGGCGTCTTCGTTTGCGAGACCTTGCTGAGAGAGTCATTGATGCTCAGGAAAATGAGCAGGAGCTGAATAAACTCCTGAACGAGGCActgctggagagagagacagtgcagGC ATTAAAGGGAAAGTACACTAACCGCCTGTCGCTGCGCTTTGTGAACCCTGAGCTGGAGACACGTTTCTCGGTCGAAAAGGAGAAGCAGAGTGGAGCTGCCTTCAGCTGTTCCTGTGTAGTGCTGCTTTTTACAGCAGCAATTGAGGCACTTATAGACCCTCT GTTGATAGCCAACTATGTGACTCTAGCTGTGGGGGAAGTACTACTGCTCATTCTCACCATCTGCTCCCTGGCAGCCATTTTCCCACGG GTATTTCCTAAGAGACTGGTATCATTCTCTACATGGATTGATCACACACGTTGGGCTCGCAACACTTGGGCCATGGCAGCCATATTCATCCTCACACTGGCCGACATAATAGACATG CTAAGCTGCCAGCCTCCACAGCCTGTTGGGGACGTTTCTCCAGCCCCTGGTGAACTAGGCGGTTGTCTGGAGAACCCCAAATATTACAGCTACATTGCTGTATTAGCGCTGATTGCTACTACCATGCTGGTGCAGGTCAGCCACATGGTGAAGTTTACTCTGATGCTGCTGATCACAGTAGCTTCGGGAATCATCAACATTTACAGTTGGAGGGACATCTTTGACCAGTATGATCTAACCCACTATAAGAAGTTCAG AATATACCTCGTGCCATCCAAATATACAATGACTGTGATGATCTTCATCATGATGGTCAGCTTCTACTACTTTGCACGGCAT GTGGAGAAACTGGCCCGCACGCTGTTCCTGTGGAAAATTGAGGTACATGAGCAGAAGGAGAAGGTGTACGAGATGAGACGCTGGAACGAGGCTCTGGTCACGAACATGCTCCCAGACCATGTTGCCCGCCACTTTCTGGGCTCCAAAAAGAGGGATGAG GAACTGTACAGCCAGTCCTATGATGAGATTGGGGTCATGTTCGCATCTATCCCAAATTTCTCCGACTTCTACACAGAGGAGAGCATCAACAATGGGGGTATTGAGTGTCTGAGGTTCCTCAATGAAATTATCTCAGACTTTGATAGT CTTTTGGATGAGCCTCAGTTTCGCTGTATAACCAAGATTAAGACTATCGGCAGCACTTACATGGCAGCATCAGGAGTCACTCCTGACACCAACGCTAACGGCTATGCTGGCATGAAG CAAAAGGAGGAATTGTCTGATAGAGAGCGCTGGCAGCACTTGGCAGATCTGGCGGATTTTGCTTTGGCCATGAAAGTTACTCTGATGAACATTAATTACCAGTCCTTTAACAACTTCATGCTTCGTATTG GGTTGAATAAGGGTGCTGTTCTTGCCGGGGTCATTGGGGCTCGGAAGCCTCATTTTGACATCTGGGGCAACACTGTTAACGTGGCTAGTCGCATGGAGTCTACAGGAGTGATGGGAAACATTCAG GTGGTGGAAGACTGCTATAACATCCTGAAGGACTATGGCTTCCGTTTTGTGAGAAGAGGACCCATCTTTGTTAAAGGGAAGGGGGAGCTGCTCACTTATTTTCTAAAAGGACGAGAAAAACAGGGCTCTTTCATCAATGGCTCCTCTGTCACACTGCCTCATCAGGTGGTGGACAGCTCTTGA